A region from the Gossypium hirsutum isolate 1008001.06 chromosome A08, Gossypium_hirsutum_v2.1, whole genome shotgun sequence genome encodes:
- the LOC107943834 gene encoding LOW QUALITY PROTEIN: helicase protein MOM1 (The sequence of the model RefSeq protein was modified relative to this genomic sequence to represent the inferred CDS: inserted 2 bases in 1 codon) — protein sequence FQSQTGGKTSVNCSTRKSERFEKQIKNFNSMTSPVKSKSEQIEKQKNXCPLSRSERDKMLSSSGSLGSKNSDKSPGSFDRKRKKEENSVKPLTTRSVEVKHNEQEDGQGEAQKKRMDARAYRALLRKTPQQVYRADHCGDLNRTDCGNREVELLEKLTERTSERSVVASTNQSVKGAFEHKSFSTCQKDSCKDMSSTKDVPQIVKNLLVDGEVNDDAGKAMQENLRSPKVNCGSKKQETCSFNANQLFGSSDTKDRGEPDAGISTGHTEKPCSPMQQCISSADLQTCNDQNTCIVCKLDGKLLRCHGKGCQRSYHLSCLEPPLEEFHLGVWYCLSCVRKKLESGVHSVSEGIEAIWDSRELEALEDGLRGQKQYFVKYKGLAHVHNCWLPENQVLLEAPSLVAKYNRKNQGSVWKQHWAVPHHLLQKRLFITKDCDRHCNGHDDDKLCCHVEWLVKWCGLGYEHASWELDNASFFRCPEGQSLIRDYETCFKKGKESSKFKDRAGTSLKFSQLPAGVSSGIDANLDSVSKLSYHWPRSQNAVIFDNQERIPNVISFIMSFPSDKSRPFLIISTSTLLYLWDEEFLRLEPATDVVVYSGSKEIRNSIRNLEFYEEGGCVMFQVLITSPEVVSEDLNVLDCIGWEVIVLDECQRPTVASCFEQIKMLTASKRLLIISSQLKDNVVEYLNLLSLLDSESDSNGSDSLQMTSSDNIAILKERLAKYVAYESSRFVEYWVPVLLSNPQLDQYCFTLLSNSLSLCSPSKTDPVGALRNILITSRKCCDHPYVVDESLQMRLTKGLKDVEFLDVGIKASGKLQLLDAILLEIKKRELKVLVLFQYTGGSGRDLVGDILDDFLRQRFGADSYERVDGGVTPSRKQSALNKFNNERKRFVFLLETRACLSSVKLSAISTVVIFGSDWSPVNDLRALQKITLDSHFEEIKVFRLYSAFTVEEKILMLSKQDKTLDSNIVNISPSSSHMLLKWGAPYLLSQLEKIHGIPALDASNLPEQSLLKDVIQEFFILLSQTGIDNDASKLSLILQAKQNQGMYRTEMPLFGEQKIQVMNEDPPHIFWTKLLEGKSPRWKYCSSFQRNRKRGQYLDDVQKKSEVESAEVVKRRKVVNDGNDHPSPKHGLQEDRQGSSGTSVSPLSKLADPVSDKIHATNSIDLANDISETPSLNMVEWERRRKQLDSQKTLHVILWPQIAKLCEVLHLSEGVRDLAGKFLEYVMNNHLVNREPETILQAFQISLCWCTASLLKQKIDHKESLALAKQHLGFTCKKEEAAYVNSLLRCLKRMFVYRTGCLKVSNSSKDSELSSKADGNTEDKDSLRFQEASDAQVIAASGVSREFQLAQRDLVKSINESEKNFDKQLTKLTEKQKEEMKQLKKKYEEEKALLENKKQTEAAVIRLHSNALMRINKIKNLDIEYSRKFDELKQRMDIDLKNLEASQVAARSNVLERKTRWVEAVKSWARVELVKPPISKANLPKGSSSSSVQSAEGNEVRLSEVLLDKVDPIYMAGPCKENSKVALIEEGNKTVCLGVGEEQAIYKDSCPKELVSVGEIPNVAVQVPPTVSSGDVTESVLSLRRLDEDQISDEYKLKMSNGNPETVSPTDALENVVPIEACSREEIPNGTTLSKPNTEVPLKTAKSVIICEGEDNLASVQVPSSEINSDIYKLTKVDGEVTLKEPLVANFNAGQETHVSAEAPSSEKIPDGAALGKAVGDICLRTSKIVNSSGGQENVLLLEAPSPGENPVRTTLSNLDGEVHLRAAETVSSREDHENLPSSVAPSSEKISCGATLTMVEGELALNASEVCQGNIISANTLSEKEILGGATLNVVDGEVPNISSEIASSSDDMNNVVCTNPSTSKEQEQIPDTAALSMPAEEISLAEPETACSELLEGGSAHRENDGTCAIEIDRLDGILCFMNLEPEFQERSLADPSSLQAVADLVSPNVGSLPYVSSGIQTRDVANNEMRNASQVAETLPSNGAVDVTCNVSNPDTQQLGSTESILNLSPDLPSVSATENQPSNDGQHANLISQAQRQSITNHIEMSSQDVLQPLHSPINGTIGQHLRQVSETSTASVPSVSRGHPLQTAPPVSSRMPLLLYPDPLKNEMERISQERDQTIKVHEDTKLQLKFECEKEIEEIAAQVRRKYEVKLQEKETEFLIRKEELDVNYNKVLLNNILAEVFRSKCMDSRASGSAGIQQEANSSFMQQLLQLSSQRMVQQPSTASGLPSTGPATSMQTVSPAVVNTQTMGPSLWPSGASGLPSTSSGTTTRPPCMSSVSRFTGNFQMGSEIRAPAPLLHAYRPSASISLSSVPSQSRGMSSQLSHNLAYRQLSTTGQAGRIRHEIAGGLAALPNSSLPSMDVLMGMHNQVSGANPNPPSNLLPGVSSSLAPSIRSNPAQQSGGANDIVCLSDDD from the exons TTCCAAAGTCAAACTGGTGGAAAAACATCAGTGAACTGTAGTACTCGAAAGTCAGAGCGATTTGAGAAGcagataaaaaatttcaattcaatgacTTCCCCAGTTAAGAGTAAATCTGAGCAAATTGAAAAGCAGAAGAA TTGTCCTCTGAGCAGGTCTGAGAGGGATAAGATGCTCTCCTCATCTGGTTCTTTGGGATCAAAGAATTCTGATAAGAGTCCTGGGTCCTTCGatagaaaaaggaagaaagaagaaaacagtGTGAAACCATTGACTACGCGAAGTGTAGAAGTTAAACACAATGAGCAAGAAGATGGGCAAGGTGAGGCACAGAAGAAGAGGATGGATGCTCGTGCCTATAGAGCATTGTTAAGGAAAACACCTCAGCAAGTTTATAGAGCTG ATCATTGCGGTGATCTGAACAGAACTGATTGTGGAAACAGGGAGGTGGAACTTTTAGAAAAACTCACCGAGAGAACTAGTGAAAGGTCTGTGGTGGCAAGTACAAATCAATCTGTAAAGGGAGCATTTGAGCATAAATCATTTTCTACTTGCCAAAAGGATAGTTGCAAGGATATGTCTTCAACGAAGGATGTTCCACAAATTGTTAAGAATCTTTTGGTAGATGGAGAAGTTAATGATGATGCCGGAAAGGCCATGCAGGAAAATCTGCGAAGTCCAAA GGTCAACTGTGGTTCAAAAAAGCAGGAGACTTGCTCTTTTAATGCAAACCAGTTATTTGGATCCTCCGATACTAAG GATAGAGGGGAACCCGATGCTGGTATTAGCACGGGACACACTGAAAAGCCCTGTAGTCCTATGCAACAATGCATCTCCTCTGCAGATCTTCAAACATGCAATGATCAAAATACTTGCATTGTATGCAAACTTGATGGGAAGCTCTT ACGCTGTCATGGAAAAGGTTGTCAAAGAAGTTATCATCTTTCGTGTCTAGAACCTCCCCTTGAGGAGTTCCATCTTGGAGTTTGGTACTGTCTATCATGTGTGAGGAAAAAATTAGAATCAGGGGTGCATTCGGTTTCAGAGGGAATAGAAGCAATTTGGGATTCTAGAGAACTAGAGGCTTTGGAGGATG GATTGCGAGGACAGAAGCAATATTTTGTGAAATACAAAGGTCTTGCTCATGTTCATAATTGTTGGTTACCTGAGAACCAGGTGTTGCTTGAGGCTCCATCACTTGTAGCTAAATATAACAGAAAAAATCAG GGTTCTGTGTGGAAGCAACACTGGGCAGTGCCACATCATTTGCTACAGAAAAGATTGTTCATTACCAAGGATTGTGATCGTCATTGTAATGGGCATGATGATGATAAGTTATGTTGTCATGTTGAGTGGCTTGTGAAATGGTGTGGTCTTGGTTATGAGCATGCTTCATGGGAGTTGGATAATGCTTCCTTTTTCCGTTGTCCAGAAGGCCAGAGCCTTATACGAGATTATGAAACTTGTTTCAAGAAGGGAAAGGAATCTTCTAAATTTAAG GACAGAGCAGGTACATCTCTAAAGTTTTCTCAATTACCAGCTGGTGTTTCATCTGGAATAGATGCTAATCTTGATTCTGTTAGCAAACTAAGCTACCATTGGCCTAGGAGCCAGAATGCTGTAATTTTTGATAATCAG GAAAGGATTCCAAATGTTATTTCTTTCATTATGTCTTTTCCATCTGACAAGTCAAGGCCTTTTCTCATTATCTCAACTTCCACTTTACTATATCTATGGGATGAGGAGTTCTTGCGTTTGGAACCAGCTACTGATGTTGTGGTTTATAGTGGCAGTAAAGAAATTCGGAATAGCATTAGGAACCTGGAGTTTTATGAAGAAGGAGGTTGTGTAATGTTTCAAGTACTTATAACCTCACCTGAAGTTGTCAGCGAG GACTTGAATGTGCTTGATTGCATAGGATGGGAGGTAATAGTACTCGATGAATGCCAACGTCCAACAGTTGCTTCATGTTTTGAACAAATTAAGATGTTAACTGCTAGTAAGAGGCTTCTGATTATCAGCAGTCAACTGAAG GATAATGTGGTTGAGTACCTTAATCTTCTTTCTCTGCTTGATTCTGAGAGTGATTCAAATGGTAGTGACAGCTTGCAAATGACTTCAAGTGATAATATTGCTATTTTGAAGGAGAGGTTGGCAAAGTACGTCGCTTATGAATCATCTAGGTTTGTAGAGTATTGGGTTCCTGTACTCTTATCCAATCCACAGCTGGACCAGTATTGCTTTACTCTACTTTCAAACTCTCTCTCACTGTGTTCACCTTCAAAGACTGATCCTGTAGGAGCTCTCCGTAACATTCTTATCACCAGCAGAAAG TGTTGTGATCATCCTTATGTTGTGGATGAATCCCTTCAAATGCGGCTCACTAAAGGCCTTAAAGATGTTGAGTTTTTGGATGTTGGCATAAAAGCAAGTGGCAAATTACAACTACTTGATGCAATTCTTTTGGAGATCAAGAAACGAGAGTTAAAAGTGCTTGTTCTTTTCCAG TACACTGGTGGTTCTGGAAGGGATTTAGTGGGAGACATTTTGGATGACTTTCTGCGCCAAAGATTTGGTGCAGATTCTTATGAACGCGTAGATGGTGGTGTCACCCCTTCAAGGAAGCAATCTGCTTTGAATAAATTCAATAATGAGAGGAAGAGATTTGTCTTCTTATTGGAAACTCGTGCTTGTCTTTCCAGCGTCAAATTATCTGCAATCAGTACCGTCGTAATATTTGGAAGTGATTGGAGCCCAGTGAATGATCTAAGAGCATTGCAGAAGATAACACTTGATTCTCACtttgaagaaataaaagtatTTCGTTTATATTCAGCATTTACTGTGGAGGAAAAGATTTTGATGCTTTCAAAACAAGACAAGACACTTGATAGCAACATAGTGAACATAAGCCCTAGTAGTAGTCACATGCTGCTTAAATGGGGGGCTCCGTACCTACTTAGCCAGTTGGAAAAAATTCATGGTATCCCAGCCTTGGATGCAAGTAACTTGCCTGAGCAATCACTTCTGAAAGACGTGATTCAAGAGTTCTTTATCTTACTGAGTCAAACTGGGATAGACAATGATGCAAGCAAATTATCCCTAATTTTACAAGCCAAACAAAATCAAGGAATGTATAGGACAGAAATGCCATTGTTTGGCGAGCAGAAAATCCAAGTGATGAATGAAGATCCACCTCATATATTTTGGACAAAACTTTTGGAGGGAAAGAGTCCGAGGTGGAAGTATTGTTCTTCGTTTCAGAGGAACCGGAAAAGGGGTCAATACCTCGATGATGTCCAAAAGAAATCTGAGGTTGAAAGTGCTGAAGTTGTAAAGAGACGCAAGGTGGTCAATGATGGAAACGATCATCCCTCTCCAAAACATGGGCTGCAAGAGGACAGACAAG GAAGCTCAGGAACCTCAGTATCTCCTTTGAGTAAATTAGCTGATCCTGTGagtgataaaattcatgcaacCAACTCAATTGATCTGGCCAATGATATCTCAGAAACACCATCTCTTAACATGGTAGAATGGGAGAGAAGAAGAAAACAGCTTGATTCTCAGAAGACTCTCCATGTTATTTTGTGGCCACAGATAGCAAAACTATGTGAAGTTCTACATCTCTCA GAGGGTGTGAGGGATTTAGCTGGAAAGTTTCTTGAATATGTCATGAATAACCATCTGGTCAATAGGGAACCAGAGACCATTTTGCAGGCATTTCAGATTTCTCTG TGTTGGTGTACAGCTTCTTTGTTGAAGCAGAAAATTGATCATAAAGAATCACTTGCACTTGCAAAGCAGCATCTTGGCTTTACCTGCAAGAAAGAAGAGGCAGCCTATGTTAATTCATTGCTGCGGTGTCTGAAGAGAATGTTTGTATATCGTACAGGATGTTTGAAGGTTTCAAATTCTTCCAAAGATTCTGAATTATCAAGTAAAGCTGATGGAAACACAGAGGATAAAGATTCATTGAGGTTTCAAGAGGCTTCTGATGCACAGGTCATTGCAGCGTCTGGAGTGTCCCGAGAATTTCAATTGGCACAGAGAGATCTTGTAAAAAGCATCAACGaaagtgagaaaaattttgaTAAGCAGTTGACAAAACTAACTGAGAAGCAAAAGGAGGAAATGAAGCAACTTAAAAAGAAGTACGAGGAAGAAAAAGCTCTGCTGGAGAACAAGAAACAAACAGAAGCAGCTGTTATCCGTTTGCACAGTAATGCCTTGATGAGgattaataagataaaaaattTGGATATTGAATATTCTAGGAAGTTTGATGAACTAAAACAGAGGATGGATATAGACCTTAAGAATCTCGAGGCATCGCAGGTGGCAGCAAGAAGCAATGTTTTAGAGAGAAAGACTCGTTGGGTGGAAGCAGTTAAGTCCTGGGCTAGGGTTGAATTAGTGAAGCCACCTATTAGCAAGGCTAATCTTCCTAAAGGAAGTTCTTCAAGTTCTGTTCAATCTGCCGAAGGAAATGAGGTAAGATTGTCCGAAGTTCTTCTGGACAAAGTTGATCCCATTTATATGGCTGGACCCTGCAAGGAGAATTCTAAGGTAGCATTAATTGAGGAGGGCAACAAAACTGTCTGTTTGGGTGTTGGTGAAGAACAGGCCATCTACAAAGATTCGTGTCCCAAAGAACTGGTTTCTGTAGGAGAAATTCCAAATGTAGCGGTTCAAGTTCCACCAACTGTCAGTTCAGGTGATGTTACCGAGAGTGTCCTTTCTCTTAGACGGTTGGATGAAGACCAGATTTCTgatgaatataaattgaaaatgtcAAATGGTAATCCTGAGACTGTTTCTCCTACTGATGCTCTGGAGAATGTTGTTCCTATTGAAGCATGCTCTCGTGAAGAAATTCCTAATGGAACCACTTTGAGCAAGCCTAACACGGAGGTTCCCTTGAAAACAGCTAAGAGTGTAATTATCTGTGAAGGGGAGGATAATCTTGCCTCAGTGCAAGTACCATCATCTGAAATTAATTctgatatatataaattaacgaAGGTTGATGGTGAGGTTACCTTAAAAGAACCTCTGGTTGCCAATTTCAATGCAGGTCAAGAAACCCATGTCTCAGCCGAAGCACCTTCCTCTGAAAAAATTCCTGATGGAGCTGCATTAGGAAAGGCTGTTGGGGATATCTGCTTGAGAACATCTAAGATTGTCAATTCTAGTGGTGGTCAGGAGAATGTTCTCTTGTTGGAAGCACCATCACCTGGAGAAAATCCTGTTAGAACCACATTAAGCAATCTTGATGGCGAGGTTCATTTAAGAGCAGCTGAGACTGTCAGTTCTAGGGAAGATCATGAGAATTTGCCATCTTCAGTGGCACCTTCATCTGAAAAAATTTCTTGTGGGGCCACATTAACCATGGTTGAAGGGGAGCTTGCCTTGAATGCATCTGAAGTTTGTCAGGGAAACATCATTTCTGCGAACACTTTATCTGAGAAAGAGATCCTTGGTGGGGCCACACTGAATGTGGTTGATGGAGAAGTTCCAAACATCTCATCAGAGATTGCAAGTTCCAGTGATGACATGAATAATGTTGTCTGCACGAATCCCTCTACATCTAAAGAACAAGAGCAAATACCTGATACAGCTGCACTTTCAATGCCTGCTGAAGAGATCTCTTTGGCTGAACCTGAAACTGCTTGTAGTGAACTCCTTGAAGGTGGTAGTGCTCATAGAGAAAATGATGGAACATGTGCCATCGAAATTGATCGGCTTGATGGCATACTATGCTTTATGAACTTAGAACCTGAATTCCAAGAACGGTCTCTGGCAGATCCATCTTCATTACAGGCTGTGGCAGATTTG GTATCCCCAAATGTGGGTTCTCTTCCTTATGTTTCCTCAGGAATACAAACTAGAGATGTTGCAAACAATGAAATGCGAAATGCTTCTCAGGTAGCTGAAACTTTACCATCTAATGGTGCTGTTGATGTGACTTGCAATGTGTCCAATCCTGATACACAGCAGTTGGGGTCCACAGAATCAATTTTGAACCTCTCTCCTGATCTACCTTCAGTTAGTGCAACTGAAAATCAACCAAGCAATGATGGTCAACATGCTAACCTAATTTCTCAGGCTCAAAGGCAATCGATAACCAACCATATTGAGATGTCCAGTCAAGATGTTTTGCAGCCCCTTCATTCACCCATCAATGGAACCATTGGTCAGCATTTGAGGCAGGTTTCAGAAACAAGTACAGCTTCAGTTCCTTCTGTTTCCAGAGGCCATCCCTTGCAGACTGCACCTCCTGTATCATCCCGGATGCCTTTGCTGTTGTATCCTGACCCCCTtaaaaatgaaatggaaagaatatCCCAAGAAAGAGACCAGACCATTAAGGTTCATGAAGATACG AAGCTGCAGCTGAAATTCGAGTGTGAGAAGGAAATTGAGGAAATTGCAGCTCAGGTTCGTAGAAAGTACGAAGTTAAACTTCAGGAGAAAGAGACAGAATTTCTGATCCGGAAGGAGGAGCTTGATGTAAATTATAACAAAGTTCTCTTGAATAATATATTGGCTGAGGTCTTCAGGTCTAAATGTATGGATAGTAGGGCATCTGGCTCAGCAGGAATACAGCAAG AGGCAAATTCCAGTTTCATGCAGCAGCTGCTTCAACTTTCATCACAACGGATGGTTCAACAGCCTTCCACTGCTTCTGGTCTCCCTTCAACTGGGCCAGCCACTAGCATGCAAACTGTTTCACCAGCTGTAGTCAATACACAAACCATGGGTCCATCTTTGTGGCCTTCCGGTGCTTCTGGTCTCCCTTCAACTAGCTCAG GCACTACAACTAGACCTCCCTGTATGAGCTCCGTCTCTCGCTTTACAGGAAACTTTCAAATGGGCAGTGAAATTCGTGCTCCAGCCCCTCTTTTACATGCATATAGACCTTCTGCTTCCATTTCCTTGAGCAGTGTTCCATCGCAGTCTCGTGGAATGTCAAGTCAGCTGTCACACAACCTTGCATACAGGCAGCTATCAACTACTGGCCAAGCTGGTAGGATCCGGCATGAAATTGCCGGAGGGTTAGCTGCTCTACCTAACTCATCTTTACCTTCAATGGATGTTCTAATGGGAATGCACAATCAAGTATCCGGTGCCAATCCCAATCCCCCAAGCAACTTGCTGCCAGGTGTTAGTTCAAGCTTGGCCCCAAGCATTCGGTCGAACCCAGCTCAACAAAGCGGAGGAGCAAATGACATTGTTTGCTTGTCAGATGATGACTAA